Proteins from a single region of Sphingomonas morindae:
- a CDS encoding VOC family protein: MKRFAIAFASLLLLGGTPQPALAREPVAAAAADQSVGPQYDTTHVYVAPEDFDRFVQSLVATFGGKTSKKGVFQVTPTPSQTMSQLVLTPVGTLSVFGFTTPVPYPFGAERTGYLVKDMDAAVASAVRHGATRLLTDFPDPIGRDVVVQWPGGVNMQLYWHTAKPDYPALTHVPENRVYLTADAADTFLKRWLAFSHGRVTRDVPAASGADIGQPGKTYRRVELTSGYGRMLVIVSDGQLPWPYGRDMTGYEVDDLSATLSRAQAADVETLVAPHDEGGRSSALVRFPGGYVAEIHQTAR; this comes from the coding sequence ATGAAACGCTTCGCGATCGCCTTCGCCAGCCTCCTGCTGCTCGGCGGCACGCCCCAGCCAGCCCTTGCGCGCGAGCCCGTCGCTGCGGCGGCGGCAGACCAGTCGGTCGGTCCGCAGTACGACACCACGCACGTCTACGTCGCTCCGGAGGACTTCGACCGCTTCGTCCAAAGCCTGGTGGCGACGTTCGGCGGCAAAACCTCGAAGAAGGGGGTGTTCCAGGTCACCCCGACGCCGAGCCAGACCATGTCCCAGCTAGTGCTGACTCCCGTCGGGACGCTCTCCGTCTTCGGATTCACGACGCCCGTACCTTATCCATTCGGAGCCGAGCGCACCGGCTATCTCGTCAAGGACATGGACGCCGCCGTCGCGTCCGCGGTCCGCCACGGGGCGACACGGCTGCTCACCGACTTTCCCGACCCGATCGGGCGCGACGTCGTCGTGCAATGGCCGGGCGGCGTGAACATGCAGCTCTACTGGCACACTGCCAAGCCGGACTATCCGGCGCTGACGCACGTGCCGGAGAACCGCGTCTATCTGACCGCCGACGCCGCCGACACGTTCCTGAAGCGCTGGCTCGCCTTCTCGCATGGCCGCGTCACGCGGGACGTACCGGCAGCATCGGGCGCCGACATCGGCCAGCCCGGCAAGACCTACCGCCGCGTAGAGCTCACGTCGGGATACGGCCGCATGCTGGTGATCGTCTCCGATGGCCAGCTGCCCTGGCCCTACGGCCGGGACATGACCGGATACGAGGTCGACGACTTGTCGGCCACGCTGTCGCGCGCACAGGCGGCCGACGTCGAGACGCTGGTGGCGCCGCACGACGAGGGCGGACGCAGCTCGGCGCTGGTCCGCTTCCCGGGCGGTTACGTCGCCGAGATCCACCAGACGGCGCGCTGA
- a CDS encoding DoxX family protein, which translates to MRSTSQVRTGEPRFVDAVLDWRPTWFLARLMLVGAYLLGGVAKASDWTAAVAEQAHFGMNPPALWATLTIAVEIVGPLLILSGRLVWLGAGMLGVFTLLAAITANAFWAMPPGQERFMATNAFFEHIGLIGGFVLAALVAELETRRRTLPRA; encoded by the coding sequence ATGCGCAGCACCTCTCAGGTGAGAACCGGCGAGCCGCGCTTCGTCGACGCCGTCCTCGACTGGCGTCCGACATGGTTCCTCGCGCGTCTGATGCTCGTCGGCGCCTACCTGCTGGGCGGCGTCGCCAAGGCAAGCGACTGGACCGCCGCCGTGGCGGAGCAGGCGCATTTCGGGATGAACCCGCCGGCGCTCTGGGCCACGCTGACCATCGCCGTCGAGATCGTCGGTCCGCTCCTGATCCTCTCGGGGCGGCTCGTCTGGCTGGGCGCGGGCATGCTGGGCGTCTTCACCCTGCTGGCCGCCATCACCGCCAACGCCTTCTGGGCGATGCCGCCGGGCCAGGAGCGGTTCATGGCCACCAACGCCTTCTTCGAGCACATCGGACTGATCGGCGGGTTCGTCCTCGCGGCGCTCGTCGCCGAACTCGAAACCCGCCGCCGAACCTTACCCCGTGCGTAG
- a CDS encoding alginate export family protein: MRRVLLACVAIAGPAAGQTSESRSVEPWQPPTLTTTRYDEDWSRLADPDERTGRWTEQFKYLPLGPDVFATTGVELRVRNESLRDNLWGGGDAPDDSYQWVRFVPHVDVHAGRLRAFVQPIAAYAIGVAPAAGPIDQTKVDLLQGFADLRLGDARTGDAAGTGVTLRAGRQMISLGTERLVGTRYGPNVPLAFDGFRALASLDGATLSLFAVRPVEPGSGSFDDRRSRSRSLWGAYASRHGIDLYYLGYRNTGARFGGETGRELRHSVGARVFGSREGWHWNAEGVYQFGRFAGRDISAWTLAAETGHRFAQARWAPDATVRFNIASGDRHPGDGRLGTFNALFPKGKYFGELSPVGPYNIVSVNPRVAASFGGDVTGSLAAMGYWRFSKADGVYGIPGNLIRPAGDATARFIGAEVEGTVEWQATPELNLSASLSAFAPGEFIRQTGSARTTLMLGLEANFRF, from the coding sequence GTGCGTAGGGTGCTTCTCGCCTGCGTCGCGATCGCCGGGCCTGCGGCTGGCCAGACTTCCGAGTCCCGGAGCGTCGAGCCTTGGCAGCCGCCGACGCTCACGACCACCCGCTACGACGAGGACTGGTCGCGCCTTGCGGACCCTGACGAGCGCACCGGTCGCTGGACCGAGCAGTTCAAGTACTTGCCCCTCGGACCCGACGTCTTCGCGACGACGGGCGTCGAGCTGCGGGTCCGCAACGAGAGCCTTCGCGACAACCTCTGGGGGGGCGGCGACGCGCCGGACGACAGCTACCAGTGGGTGCGTTTCGTGCCCCACGTCGACGTGCACGCGGGCCGGCTGCGGGCGTTCGTGCAGCCGATCGCGGCCTATGCCATCGGCGTCGCACCGGCGGCCGGACCGATCGACCAGACCAAGGTCGATCTCCTTCAGGGCTTCGCCGACCTGCGCCTTGGCGACGCCCGCACGGGTGACGCGGCGGGGACCGGCGTCACGCTGCGGGCCGGGCGGCAGATGATCTCGCTGGGCACCGAACGCCTCGTCGGCACGCGCTACGGCCCCAACGTGCCGCTCGCCTTCGACGGCTTCCGCGCGCTGGCCTCGCTCGACGGGGCGACCCTGAGCCTCTTCGCGGTGCGTCCCGTGGAGCCCGGCTCCGGCTCGTTCGACGACCGGCGATCCCGGAGCCGCTCGCTGTGGGGCGCCTATGCCAGCCGCCACGGGATCGACCTCTACTATCTGGGCTACCGGAACACCGGCGCGCGCTTCGGAGGCGAGACCGGCCGCGAGCTGCGCCACAGCGTCGGCGCCCGCGTCTTCGGCTCGCGCGAGGGCTGGCACTGGAATGCCGAGGGCGTCTACCAATTCGGACGCTTCGCCGGACGGGACATCTCCGCATGGACGCTGGCCGCGGAGACGGGCCACCGCTTCGCGCAGGCGAGGTGGGCGCCGGACGCCACGGTCCGGTTCAACATCGCGAGCGGTGACCGGCACCCGGGCGACGGGCGCCTCGGCACGTTCAACGCGCTCTTCCCCAAGGGCAAGTATTTCGGCGAACTCTCGCCCGTCGGACCCTACAACATCGTCTCGGTCAATCCGCGGGTCGCGGCATCGTTCGGCGGCGACGTGACGGGCAGCCTCGCCGCCATGGGCTATTGGCGCTTCTCGAAGGCCGATGGCGTCTACGGCATTCCCGGCAACCTCATCCGACCGGCGGGAGACGCCACCGCGCGCTTCATCGGCGCGGAGGTCGAGGGCACCGTCGAGTGGCAGGCGACCCCGGAACTCAACCTCTCCGCCTCACTGTCCGCCTTCGCGCCCGGCGAATTCATCCGGCAGACCGGCTCCGCCCGCACCACCCTCATGCTCGGCCTCGAGGCCAACTTCCGCTTCTGA
- a CDS encoding YoaK family protein, protein MAIDTSRHQQPPSPLPWLLLLLSATTGLVDAVSVLGLGKVFTANMTGNVVFLGFAAAGTPGFSWPPYVVAILTFMLGALVAGRLAKRRSAGPLAGWLVRAAVVEGALLWAAALVALGFDPATPDPLRTFAIIALTAIAMGFRNATIRQLKVPDLTTTVLTLTITGIAADSTAAGGANPNWARRLGAVASIFAGALFGAVLVRTTGLTPPLALAGAAVVAGTIGAARSLQAAHLSAEN, encoded by the coding sequence ATGGCGATCGACACCTCCCGACATCAACAGCCGCCCTCCCCGCTCCCGTGGCTACTGCTGCTGCTATCCGCGACGACGGGGCTCGTCGACGCGGTCAGCGTGCTCGGCCTCGGAAAGGTCTTCACGGCCAACATGACCGGCAACGTCGTGTTCCTCGGCTTCGCCGCCGCCGGAACGCCGGGCTTCAGCTGGCCTCCCTACGTGGTGGCGATCCTGACGTTCATGCTTGGCGCCCTCGTCGCCGGCCGCTTGGCGAAGCGGCGCTCGGCCGGGCCGCTCGCCGGATGGCTCGTGCGGGCGGCGGTGGTCGAGGGCGCGCTGCTCTGGGCGGCCGCGCTCGTGGCGCTCGGCTTCGATCCGGCGACCCCCGACCCGCTCCGCACCTTCGCCATCATCGCGCTCACCGCGATCGCGATGGGATTTCGCAACGCCACCATCCGCCAGCTGAAGGTGCCGGACCTCACGACCACGGTCCTCACGTTGACGATCACCGGCATCGCCGCCGACTCCACCGCCGCCGGCGGCGCCAACCCGAACTGGGCGCGGCGACTGGGCGCGGTGGCGTCGATCTTCGCCGGCGCGCTGTTCGGCGCGGTGCTGGTTAGGACGACCGGCCTTACGCCGCCGCTCGCGCTCGCCGGCGCGGCCGTCGTCGCGGGGACGATCGGCGCCGCGCGCTCGCTACAGGCGGCTCATCTGTCGGCCGAGAACTGA
- a CDS encoding DUF6438 domain-containing protein, translating into MGRSVVVLTAAAALSGCAAGSGREGVSAPAAGGVIGISVGPCFGFCPVYEVRVRADGLIVFDGERHTAVIGERRRSAGPETYRTLADDLAPFQPAPGTEGVVACDAAISDTSSYTITWIDAAARRSVATHRIGCTGGPGHALDQVLRDLPTRLGLGDWASQVTRPGASRG; encoded by the coding sequence ATGGGGCGTTCCGTCGTAGTACTGACCGCTGCTGCCGCCCTGAGCGGTTGCGCGGCGGGTAGCGGGCGAGAGGGCGTCTCGGCGCCGGCCGCGGGCGGGGTTATCGGGATCTCCGTGGGACCCTGCTTCGGCTTCTGCCCAGTGTACGAGGTGCGCGTCAGGGCCGATGGGTTGATCGTCTTCGACGGCGAGCGGCACACAGCCGTTATCGGCGAGCGCAGGCGTTCGGCGGGTCCGGAGACCTATCGCACGCTTGCGGACGATCTCGCGCCGTTCCAACCTGCCCCTGGTACGGAGGGCGTCGTGGCGTGCGACGCCGCGATCTCCGATACGTCGAGCTACACCATCACCTGGATCGACGCGGCGGCCAGAAGGTCCGTTGCCACACATCGGATTGGGTGCACGGGCGGTCCCGGGCATGCGCTGGATCAGGTCCTCCGTGATCTCCCGACGCGGCTCGGACTTGGCGACTGGGCAAGTCAGGTAACCCGACCTGGAGCCTCGCGCGGCTGA
- a CDS encoding alpha/beta fold hydrolase, with amino-acid sequence MPVLDLRDGTRLYYKDWGSGDPVVFAHGWPLNSDMWEHQMMFLASHGHRVVAHDRRGFGRSDQPWNGYDHDTFADDLAQLLEALDLRGVTLVGYAMGGGEVTRYVGRHGSERVARVVLIGATTPKLGQSEDYPCGVPQVVFDNVRSGLMEDRPEFLRGFARLFFATGSDADDVSEGRLAHIHQMALQASLKATHDAVTACATTDYRDEIARFDVPVLVIHGERDAFVPFDATGRQAAELFPNATLKVYEGAPHGVLFTHKDRLNQDLLDFIAG; translated from the coding sequence ATGCCAGTGCTAGATCTGAGGGACGGGACGCGCCTTTATTACAAAGACTGGGGCAGCGGCGACCCTGTCGTCTTCGCGCACGGCTGGCCCCTGAACTCCGACATGTGGGAGCACCAGATGATGTTCCTGGCGTCGCACGGCCACCGCGTCGTCGCCCACGACCGACGCGGCTTCGGGCGCTCCGACCAGCCGTGGAACGGCTACGATCACGACACCTTCGCCGACGACCTCGCACAGCTGCTCGAGGCGCTCGATCTCCGCGGCGTCACGCTGGTGGGCTACGCAATGGGCGGAGGCGAGGTCACGCGCTACGTCGGCCGGCATGGCTCGGAGCGCGTGGCACGCGTCGTCCTGATTGGAGCGACCACGCCGAAGCTGGGGCAGAGCGAGGACTACCCATGTGGCGTCCCGCAGGTCGTGTTCGACAACGTGCGCAGCGGGCTGATGGAGGATCGCCCCGAGTTCCTGCGCGGCTTCGCCCGCCTCTTCTTCGCCACCGGCAGCGACGCGGACGACGTGTCCGAAGGCCGTCTGGCGCACATCCATCAGATGGCGCTCCAGGCTTCGCTGAAGGCGACGCACGACGCGGTGACCGCCTGCGCGACCACCGACTACCGCGACGAGATCGCCCGCTTCGACGTGCCCGTTCTGGTGATCCACGGCGAACGCGACGCCTTCGTGCCGTTCGATGCCACCGGGCGCCAAGCGGCCGAGCTGTTCCCGAACGCGACGCTGAAGGTCTACGAGGGGGCGCCGCACGGCGTGCTGTTCACGCACAAGGACCGGCTCAACCAGGACCTGCTCGACTTCATCGCGGGCTGA
- a CDS encoding sensor histidine kinase has translation MELALGRADVTDALPLLRELDAGHLSDIRRQDLLRRVLGSAKITELNCRAARMLAIDACQLPVPFSEVWPFAEAGLLLQSLAVAQTSAARAHAEVAFKTADGPVHVRFITWREPGSVAGALSLGMTDITGQVTAEKDLVALRAQMAHADRLSTLGIMTATITHEVRQPVAAMMTAAQAALRWLARSPPDLDQVTQCLETVVAGATKVEETVARLRQMASNRAGARNLCAISTLIEDTAEFLRPELANRRATLTLDLAQDLPLVQADCVQIRQVITNLMINAAQAMADAQCWNRALRVRARHGDAFVVVEVDDSGPGVAEADRRRLFDGFYTTKSTGLGLGLKICRQIIEDHGGTLDHAPKAGAGALFRFSLPAL, from the coding sequence ATGGAACTCGCACTCGGCCGCGCCGACGTGACCGACGCGCTGCCGCTGCTTCGCGAGCTCGACGCGGGCCACCTCTCCGACATCCGACGGCAGGACCTGCTCCGACGTGTCCTAGGCTCGGCCAAGATCACGGAGCTGAACTGCCGGGCGGCCCGGATGCTGGCGATCGACGCTTGCCAACTGCCGGTGCCCTTCTCCGAAGTTTGGCCCTTCGCTGAGGCGGGGCTGCTCCTGCAGTCGCTCGCGGTGGCACAGACTTCAGCGGCCAGAGCCCATGCAGAGGTCGCGTTCAAGACCGCCGATGGTCCGGTGCACGTCCGCTTCATCACGTGGCGAGAACCCGGTTCCGTAGCGGGCGCTCTTTCGCTTGGAATGACCGACATCACCGGACAGGTCACGGCGGAAAAGGACCTCGTCGCTTTGCGGGCGCAGATGGCGCATGCGGACCGACTGTCTACGTTGGGGATCATGACCGCGACCATCACGCACGAGGTGCGTCAGCCGGTCGCCGCGATGATGACGGCAGCGCAGGCGGCGCTGCGGTGGCTCGCCCGTTCCCCGCCGGACCTGGATCAGGTGACGCAATGCCTCGAAACGGTCGTCGCCGGCGCTACCAAGGTGGAGGAGACGGTCGCGCGGCTGCGGCAGATGGCGTCGAACAGGGCCGGCGCGCGCAATCTCTGCGCGATCTCGACGCTGATCGAGGATACGGCCGAATTCCTGCGCCCGGAACTCGCGAATCGTCGGGCCACGCTGACACTCGATCTGGCCCAAGATCTTCCGCTGGTCCAGGCCGACTGCGTGCAGATCCGGCAGGTGATCACCAATCTCATGATCAATGCCGCGCAGGCCATGGCGGACGCGCAATGCTGGAATCGCGCGCTGAGGGTGCGCGCACGGCACGGTGACGCGTTCGTAGTCGTCGAGGTGGACGACAGCGGCCCCGGCGTCGCCGAGGCCGACCGGCGGCGCCTGTTCGACGGCTTCTATACGACAAAGAGCACAGGACTTGGCCTCGGCCTGAAGATCTGCCGGCAGATCATTGAGGACCATGGCGGCACGCTGGATCACGCGCCGAAGGCCGGAGCGGGCGCGCTCTTCCGGTTTTCGCTGCCCGCTCTTTAA
- a CDS encoding aldo/keto reductase, whose translation MALKDILNTRLGFGAAPLGNMFRAIHEDEALATIEAAWNDGIRYFDNAPFYGAGLAEIRMGEALKGKPRDEYVISTKVGRIVLDEVEEQGRRSTGDTREVFANGRPNKVVNDYSADATLRSIEDSLKRLQTDHVEMVWVHDLAQDFYKDEWIGRFEEARTGTFRALDRLRDEGVIGAWGLGVNRAEAVELLLDLEEPRPDGSLLAGRYTLLDHDKALERLMPKVVERGLGIVVGGPYSSGALVGGPNFEYAPATPAILDKVARIQAIAARHGVSMKAAGLQFSLAHPGVAAIIPGASRPERIAEDRAAFEEEVPAKFWRDLRDAGLVNHSAPLPGGV comes from the coding sequence ATGGCGCTCAAGGACATCCTCAACACCCGGCTTGGTTTTGGAGCGGCGCCGCTCGGCAACATGTTCCGCGCAATTCATGAGGACGAGGCGCTCGCCACCATCGAGGCGGCGTGGAACGACGGCATCCGCTACTTCGACAACGCGCCCTTCTACGGCGCCGGCCTCGCCGAGATTCGCATGGGCGAGGCGCTCAAGGGCAAGCCGCGAGACGAGTACGTCATCAGCACCAAGGTCGGCCGGATCGTGCTCGACGAGGTGGAGGAGCAGGGCCGCCGCTCAACCGGCGACACGCGAGAGGTATTCGCTAACGGACGCCCCAACAAGGTCGTGAACGACTACTCCGCAGATGCAACGTTGCGCTCGATCGAGGACAGCCTGAAGCGTCTGCAGACCGACCATGTCGAAATGGTTTGGGTGCACGATCTGGCGCAGGACTTCTACAAAGACGAGTGGATCGGCCGCTTCGAGGAGGCGCGCACCGGCACGTTTCGCGCGCTCGACCGGCTGCGCGACGAAGGCGTGATCGGCGCGTGGGGGCTGGGCGTGAACCGCGCCGAGGCGGTGGAGCTGCTGCTCGATCTGGAGGAGCCGCGCCCGGACGGATCGCTGTTGGCCGGACGTTACACGCTGCTTGATCACGACAAGGCGCTGGAGCGGCTGATGCCCAAGGTGGTGGAGCGCGGACTGGGGATCGTCGTTGGCGGTCCCTACAGCTCGGGTGCGCTCGTCGGTGGGCCGAACTTCGAATACGCGCCCGCTACACCCGCGATCCTCGACAAGGTCGCGCGGATCCAGGCGATCGCCGCCCGGCATGGCGTGAGCATGAAGGCGGCGGGCCTCCAGTTCTCGCTCGCGCACCCGGGCGTGGCGGCTATAATTCCGGGCGCCAGCCGGCCCGAGCGCATTGCAGAGGACCGCGCTGCCTTCGAGGAGGAGGTGCCCGCCAAGTTCTGGCGCGATTTGCGCGATGCCGGGCTGGTCAACCATTCGGCACCGCTCCCGGGCGGCGTCTGA
- a CDS encoding MaoC family dehydratase — translation MAFAFDPKDWHVVPERSFDELKVGEVFRAPSRTLTDAHASAFQAVSCDNHPIHYDVGYAKRFGHPAPVVHGLQVLAFTAPGATLLPHNFGSIFVAFTGLSVRFLKEVHAGDTLFSALEILSLEPRGDMGEVTTEVTVHNQDGELVLSGQHTYLLRRSG, via the coding sequence ATGGCCTTCGCCTTCGACCCCAAAGATTGGCACGTCGTCCCCGAGCGTTCCTTTGACGAACTGAAGGTCGGCGAGGTGTTTCGCGCGCCCAGCCGGACGCTGACCGACGCGCACGCGTCCGCGTTCCAGGCGGTGTCGTGCGACAACCATCCCATCCACTACGACGTCGGCTACGCGAAGCGGTTTGGCCATCCCGCACCGGTCGTGCACGGCCTGCAGGTGCTGGCGTTCACCGCACCTGGCGCCACCCTGCTGCCGCACAACTTCGGATCAATCTTCGTGGCCTTCACCGGCCTCTCCGTCAGGTTTCTGAAGGAGGTGCATGCAGGCGATACGCTCTTCTCGGCGCTGGAGATCCTGTCCCTCGAGCCGCGCGGGGACATGGGCGAGGTCACGACCGAGGTGACGGTCCACAACCAGGACGGAGAGCTCGTCCTGTCCGGTCAGCACACCTACCTGCTCAGGCGCTCGGGCTGA
- a CDS encoding hydrolase gives MSAQTLLAPEDCALVLVDEQAGLAFAAGSADRQVLRGNAVALARTAVAFGVPVVVSTSASKVYSGPLMKPLRDALPGVTPIERRNMNLWEDDAARAAVLGTGRRTLVFAGLLTEACVSFPVLSAIGETYDVRVVADACGGLTPASHEAALRRMEQAGAVMTSWLQWLLELQRDWTRHETYEAARSIVVDHGGGYGIGLDYARDMIHPA, from the coding sequence ATGTCCGCTCAGACGCTGCTTGCTCCCGAAGACTGCGCGCTCGTCCTCGTCGACGAGCAGGCAGGTCTCGCGTTCGCCGCAGGGTCGGCCGACCGGCAGGTGCTGCGCGGCAACGCGGTCGCGCTGGCACGTACCGCGGTCGCCTTCGGAGTGCCGGTGGTAGTGAGCACCTCGGCCTCGAAGGTCTACAGCGGTCCGCTGATGAAGCCCCTCCGTGATGCCCTGCCCGGTGTCACGCCGATCGAGCGTCGCAACATGAACCTGTGGGAGGACGACGCCGCGCGGGCGGCCGTGCTTGGCACTGGCCGGCGGACGCTCGTCTTCGCCGGGCTCCTGACTGAGGCCTGCGTGTCGTTCCCCGTCCTTTCCGCGATCGGCGAGACTTACGACGTCCGGGTCGTCGCCGACGCGTGCGGCGGACTCACGCCGGCGAGCCACGAAGCGGCGCTCCGTCGCATGGAGCAAGCGGGAGCCGTCATGACATCCTGGCTCCAGTGGCTCCTGGAGCTGCAGCGCGACTGGACGCGGCACGAAACCTACGAGGCCGCGCGGTCGATCGTCGTCGACCATGGCGGCGGCTACGGCATCGGTCTGGACTACGCGCGCGACATGATCCACCCAGCGTGA
- a CDS encoding TMEM175 family protein, translated as MSDQPATRRRAGMGTARLEAFTDGVVAIIITIMVLELKVPSGGDLRDLAGSAPVLFAYALSFVNVGLYWNNHHHMLHATDRIDGRVLWANLFLLFWLSLVPFVIRWQDDTGFAPGATAAYGIVLGLAAVGYQMTERAIVACNGPQSAVARAVGRDWKGRGSIAIYAAAVPLSYVSRRIAIALYVAVVAIWLVPDRRIARQFE; from the coding sequence ATGTCTGATCAGCCCGCGACGAGGCGGCGTGCCGGCATGGGAACCGCGCGGCTGGAGGCATTCACCGACGGCGTCGTCGCGATCATCATCACCATCATGGTGCTCGAGCTGAAGGTGCCGTCCGGCGGAGATCTGCGTGACCTCGCCGGCAGCGCGCCGGTGCTGTTCGCCTATGCGCTCAGCTTCGTGAACGTCGGCCTGTACTGGAACAACCACCACCATATGCTGCACGCGACCGACCGGATTGACGGTCGCGTGCTGTGGGCGAACCTGTTCCTGCTGTTCTGGCTCAGCCTCGTGCCGTTCGTGATCCGCTGGCAGGACGATACGGGCTTCGCGCCGGGTGCTACGGCGGCCTACGGCATCGTGCTGGGCTTAGCCGCTGTGGGCTACCAAATGACGGAGCGGGCGATCGTCGCCTGCAACGGGCCGCAGTCGGCGGTGGCGCGCGCGGTCGGCCGGGACTGGAAGGGCCGCGGCAGCATAGCGATCTACGCGGCGGCGGTGCCGCTGAGCTACGTAAGCCGTCGGATCGCCATCGCGCTCTATGTAGCCGTCGTGGCGATCTGGCTGGTGCCGGACCGGCGCATAGCCCGGCAGTTCGAGTAG
- a CDS encoding LysR family transcriptional regulator translates to MSEPGTLTFDQLRTFLAVVDAGSFAAAGRRLNRAVSVISYGITNLEAQLGVTLFEREGTRRPKLTGAGHAVLAEARTVAGGIDGLKVKVKGLLDGLEAEVNLAVDVMLPARRLGEVLRAFAARYPTVTLRLHVEALGAIAALVLEGKAVVGLSGPLASGIDGLNSTGAGSVAMVPVAAPDHPLARHELIPAGAGRDHVQLVLTDRSPLTEGRDFAVLSPRTWRLADLGAKHQLLREGIGWGNMPLPLIEPDLVAGTLKRLVMPDDPGGMYRFCGIWRRDRPPGPAASWLLEHMVELGHADANMAGAGDV, encoded by the coding sequence ATGAGCGAGCCGGGCACGCTGACCTTCGACCAGCTGCGTACCTTCCTGGCGGTGGTGGACGCGGGTAGCTTCGCGGCCGCTGGGCGTAGGCTTAACCGCGCCGTGTCGGTGATCAGCTACGGCATCACGAACCTGGAGGCGCAGCTCGGCGTCACGCTGTTCGAACGCGAGGGCACGCGCCGCCCGAAGCTGACTGGGGCGGGACATGCCGTGCTCGCCGAGGCGCGGACGGTGGCGGGTGGCATCGACGGACTGAAGGTCAAGGTGAAGGGGCTGCTCGACGGGCTCGAGGCCGAGGTGAATCTGGCCGTCGACGTGATGCTGCCGGCGCGTCGGCTGGGCGAGGTGCTGCGCGCCTTCGCTGCCCGCTACCCCACGGTGACGCTCCGACTCCACGTCGAGGCGCTCGGCGCCATCGCGGCGCTCGTGCTTGAGGGAAAGGCCGTGGTCGGTCTTTCCGGTCCGCTCGCGAGTGGCATCGATGGTCTCAACTCGACGGGCGCTGGTAGCGTGGCGATGGTGCCGGTGGCGGCACCCGACCATCCGCTCGCGCGTCACGAGCTCATCCCGGCGGGCGCTGGCCGCGATCACGTCCAGCTTGTGCTCACCGACCGCTCGCCGCTTACGGAGGGCCGCGACTTTGCGGTGCTGTCGCCGCGCACCTGGCGGCTCGCCGACCTCGGCGCCAAGCACCAGCTGCTGCGCGAAGGGATCGGCTGGGGCAACATGCCGCTGCCGCTGATCGAGCCGGACTTGGTCGCGGGCACGCTCAAGCGCCTCGTCATGCCGGACGATCCCGGCGGCATGTACCGCTTCTGCGGCATCTGGCGGCGTGACCGCCCGCCGGGGCCTGCCGCGTCCTGGCTGCTGGAGCACATGGTCGAGTTGGGCCATGCCGACGCGAACATGGCGGGAGCAGGCGATGTCTGA
- a CDS encoding pirin family protein: MIELRPFSSLGGANHGWLDAKHHFSFANYYDPARTSWGNLRVWNDDTIAPQSGFPPHPHRDMEIITYVREGAITHQDNLGNSGRTEAGDVQVMSAGTGIAHAEYNKEDVTTKIFQIWIQPTRTGEKPGWGARPFPKGDRAGQFVTLASGFDNDNDALPIRTDARVVGATLKAGETAEYPIGRDRRAYLVPATGAVEIDGIIVNARDGAAISDQDVIRVRAIEDSELVLVDAA; this comes from the coding sequence ATGATCGAACTTCGCCCGTTCAGCAGCCTCGGCGGCGCCAACCATGGCTGGCTCGACGCCAAGCACCATTTCTCGTTCGCCAACTACTACGATCCCGCCCGGACCAGCTGGGGCAATCTGCGCGTCTGGAACGACGACACCATCGCGCCGCAGTCCGGCTTCCCGCCGCACCCGCACCGCGACATGGAGATCATCACCTACGTCCGCGAGGGCGCGATCACCCACCAGGATAACCTCGGCAACTCCGGCCGTACCGAGGCCGGCGACGTCCAGGTGATGAGCGCGGGCACCGGCATCGCCCATGCCGAATACAACAAGGAGGATGTGACCACCAAGATCTTCCAGATCTGGATCCAGCCGACCCGCACCGGCGAAAAGCCCGGCTGGGGCGCCCGCCCCTTCCCCAAAGGCGACCGCGCCGGCCAGTTTGTGACGCTCGCGTCGGGCTTCGACAACGACAACGACGCGCTGCCCATCCGTACCGACGCCCGCGTCGTCGGCGCCACGCTGAAGGCGGGTGAGACCGCCGAGTATCCGATCGGCAGGGATCGCCGCGCCTATCTCGTGCCGGCCACCGGAGCGGTCGAGATCGACGGTATCATCGTCAACGCCCGCGACGGTGCCGCCATCAGTGACCAGGACGTGATCCGGGTGCGCGCGATCGAGGACAGCGAGCTGGTGCTGGTCGACGCCGCCTGA